Sequence from the Mytilus galloprovincialis chromosome 10, xbMytGall1.hap1.1, whole genome shotgun sequence genome:
ATGTCGATAAAAACATAATAGGAATGCAGAAAATTGATTCATCAGGAACTGAGTATGAATCAACTAAACTAGAAGTGTTTtgcgtaaaaaaaaatcttatttgtaCGTATCATGTGCCTCTAGTAATTCCCACATGTTTTGATGGCGTTTTCTGGAATCTAGAGAATAAAccatctaatatatataaaaatattgatcCTTTGCGATTTGAATATAAGAAACTCGACTCAAGCTAGCGAATCTTGAATCTAGAAAATAAaccatcttatatatatatatatatatatattataagtacgtctgagtcagtgacaactctacaacagatgtagccatcggatcgccatcaatgatggtgatacatggctgtgtacataatgtatatacaactcgtctaaacatcaacccaacaatgttagatctgtaaatttgctttcgcaaatttttggttcttccctcgccgggattcgaacccatgctactgtgatatcgtgacaccaaatcgcctgcactgcagccgtcccgctagaccacacgaccacctgggctctcaaaattatatatatatataataaaagtatCTTACAAAATTTATCCATTGCGATTTAAATGTTAGAATTGTAGAAAAAcgattttattgaaaatgatgGTCTGACTGTTAAACGATTCTCTGCTGAGTATTCCCATGTTGCCTGATGTTTAAAGTTCAGATTATATACTATTCTTAGTAATATACGCGGTAACATTTAAAAAAGTCAAGATCAACGTCTGATAGATATCTGTATTGCTTCTTACTCTGTGTTTAATTGGTCGTTTTGAAGGTGGAATGGGGATCTTTTACCATTAGTTAGTCATATGGTTCAAGTGTTTTTGGTTAAATGTTTTTTGCCGACATGGATCTCTTAGTTTCTATTACAAGTTGTTTCTTTCAAGCTGATTTTGCCACATGCTTATCAGATCACTCAAAGATTTTAGTTCATTATTCCTGATTTGATTTCAGATTGATTGGTTGGGCGCGTTTAGTGTCACTTTCAGTGTATTTGAGTATAAAGCAGCGGCAATATTTTATTGGTTGGGAAAAAAGCCGGAGTATTCGAAGAGAACACCCGACTTTCGGCAGGAAAAATTGCattatctttaataaaaataGGATCCGAAAGCATCTCTCACGAGCTAGTTTTGAACTTGCAACTTCAGCATTGACAGACTAGTGATCGCCTAATAGGTGAATTACTTTAGACCAATCGATCAGCGTAGTCTAAGCGATCATTTTATCATTCCATTAATATTTACTTTTAACAGTATTCATGTACATCCATTTAGACATTTGTATcgaattgaaaaacaaactgacCTAACTTATATCGTTATCGGTGAAAGATTATTAAATGTGATGCATGACGGGAAATAGTATCCTTTGAGTAGATACCGCTGCTGATGGACTATTAAGTCCCCATGGGCATTTTTGGTTTATTGTATGGCACACCAAGTTACCAAAACAACTATTGTATTTCACAATGTACAAAAGATATACATGGTGCTGATCTGAAAAAGCAACATCCAATAAAAGCACAAAATTGTCAATAAGATAATTGCCAATAAGATTGATATTCTAGAAAATTGTGGTATGGCACATTGTGATATCAAATTGACTGTTCTCCTTGGGGCTTTTTTAGCTTTGAAGGTGCTGCAGTTTTGTAACTTTATTCTACATTTGTTAATTAAAAAGGTAAgaatggtaaaatataatatattgtatttaagACTTATCGTTCGTATTTTGGCACTATATTACAAttcaaatgttgttgttttttttaactaatttcaATATATGGAAAACAAGTCATGATGGTTGATATGAAAAAGTATGACCTTGGCTACTTCTTTTTTGAACTGCTTCATTTTGATTATCTTAATGTAGAGGTGTTCTAGGGTCAGACTTAAACACATTTTTGGCAAATGTGAAGCAATTCTTGCACATAGTCATCGGTTGTTTGATGCTGTTAGAGAATTGACATTAAAAGGTCTCTTACcaattttgaaaattaacaattataataaTGACAGACACATTCTACAAATCAATGAGTCACATGAAATAGAAGTTACATCTGGCAAAGCAATTTTGAAATAACATTAAGTAAGAAAAAAATGCTGGAATTACGAATCCTGCtcgattttaacttttaaattaaaaactaaatTCTTACAAATTAGCATattaaagatatttcaaattagTATTAGAATTATACTATAAAAACTGTTAAGAGTCTAGACGATATATTTCAGTAGTTTCGCTATTGTAGGAATTttcaatttgcgaaagcaaatttacagatctaacatcaGTGCGTGAACTGGTGACAAAATATTATCGCCCCTGTAAACAGTGGgctcttctgactagaggtaatcggtaaagAATAGCGGAAAAGGGTGTACATTGTTTACGAGCTTGAAATGAGCTAACACAGACGAACTGAGACGTGTCAACGGAATGTGAATATGATAATGCACCAGGTAATTtattaattgttaagtttatcacatcatcgtatcttcatatgataggtaaataagtgaattttcgattttaagtgtcgtcagggttcaaacctggaatcatgccaacctttcattatttttttttaatactaacctatagtcggaacatcttgattttctcccaatttgtaaagttaattatgctgcttgacatatattttttttggggaaaaaaattgatatgcagtcaaatgtggcagtttttaatatttgttgctatgtgaaataaagggaagtaaattaaagtaaaagaaggcgcgctttttcaaatagtaaacaatttaattcagatgcatagtattttgtcaaatgataaagattatcgtagaaacttgctagaaattgatctaatttataaaagatatacaacgtgacatactgaaatctgaaaaggggtaaaaccaccataccttgaacaaattcagttaaaaaaggggggggggggtaaaatgctacgaaatttagattttatttattttttgtcgacagccaaaagatgatttgatatgtaactaactactttttcaatttcattgtaaagtaaaattggctttttttggggtctctgtttattgtggtctgatgttttcaggttctctttgaattgccaaataatattataatcatctaattgaatgttcaaattattttgcagcgatggtgtgtatggaaggaagactgtcataaaacCCAACAGATCCGGATGGCCCTTTAaataattgcttaacatcaatagcgatgtaagattcaagtgtttgatttagcacaagtttagccaggttttccttgtaattgtggcagaaaaaccactagacagtgtcatgcattgaaaggatatcaaacggatattttatggaatgattctcatacatataaaatcatatgcataggaatgtggagctagtgtctttcatgcagcaatttttaatttccaatataaactctgaaaagacaagagcatagaaatgtataccaatgagaaacattctttgtgaataaaatcattccaaaacttaaatgtgtcattagtgttgcattatttatcagtagagataatcagattccagtaagattgtccaactgatggtttttgtttgtaatcatttttgtaaatcttagttgttttgacaATCCGGGCTGTGCATGTTGCCCGGCTGCCCCTTTCAGtgtgagacaatattttgtttatgataaacaaaatcactgattcaagactGGAGCGGACCCCTTTTAGGCAgggggaagatttttttttatagagtcaaacatttttcctaataataatacattgcgatttaatatatactttgttatatgtagtgtgtatattaaagtattgccaacaaaattcatcaaatttgggatcattatactgtttaagaaaaacccttagcccctgtacatcataaaagttcataatcttctgtaacacacgtgcatggttaattcggatcacatattttctattccgatgttataagaattcgaaggttcatatcatttacaatatcattcaaaaaatttctgggatttttttttactatcaacgttgaacctcgaggttacattgtagtaaaaaaaaatccaataaaaacgttgaatgtaaatgatatgcacctttaaatcctatattgtaggactcatgttgttcaaacataatgtgttgatcaattatgttatgatgattttgataaacttcacattaggtaatctttcacgtatattgattacattatatcaagttgtcccaacgatatacttgtcggtgtgttcgatcatacgaatttaccgacattcatatagacaaaatgacacaactttgaaaaattcttgtgacgaaactacatttcggaacacgttaaaaattggatacccagaaagctacattattaaggtttgatatatatttttttcaaaaaaaaagaaaaatatgcaggcaaatgtggcagttttttacacacccctatgttgaacaataggttgttcaattaacagcatgtttggcaattaaaaaatcatatattaacacatttagctttaacatatactttatttatagtggaaaaccgttgtataaaagttatataatggttttgtgttttaagagatattcatccctatgcatatcgggttttatgcgtaaattgtctctcctgtttttagaccttttctatctctttcataagaagagtgacttttctattgttctagtgtcactggaaatcccactgaCATTGTTGAGTTGATGTTTAAAATACTaacttgtataatatatatatattcctttttataaGAACAAGCTCTTTTTAATTCAAATGTCTCTGTAAGTGAAATACATCATAGCACTCATAGAAATAAAATTACTTATTGCAGCCGAACTCTaacctataatgttttatttttacaaattgtgacttggatggagagttgtctggttgtctcattggcatgcaCTCATACCACTATTTATTTCGGTCTGAGTTATGCCGCTTTGTTCGACAAACctgaaattttaaaagaaaagctGCTGTAAAACGGAAAAGCACACAATTTaaatggttcattgctcagtgtttagtttttgtgttttggtcttcttttcttaaactataagcaaaggtcaaatatattttttgcatggaaggattgtaaggtgtatatgtatGTCTGGCAGGTAccatctcaccttgacctcatgtacattgttcattggtcaatgttaagtgtTTATGGTTGTTTGTTTCTTACATACTATAGTAAGGGGAACATGTCTGTCCGGCatggttcatctaaccttgacctcatcttcatggttcatgttaagtttgtGTGATATTTGTagtaagctttatatttaggactatcaacataaagtCAATatcaaaaaaagaagatgtggtataattgccaatgagacaactccccacaagagaccaaaatgacacagaaattagcaactataggtcaccgtatggccttaaacaatgagaaaatggCCACTAAAAAGCGTGTGCACTGTTGTTTTCCTGGTATAAAGATAAagagataaagataaagatattttatttcctaatcatagggctcataacaagcatgtaatcacataaagtaaaaataaaaagcctttctctcccactcgcatacactcacacatacaactatcgttctgattaaggatgattgatttaacagtacaacatgtaaatgaaaaataaaatacagataaaaatacagatacaaatgtattttttcttttaattttatgaggAGAGTCAGTTGCCTACATTGTATATATGGAACGAAGGATAACTCTTACTGCCCAGAAAAGAAAATAAACCAATTCAAGTATAATGTGACAATGAACTGGTGAAGActataaataagttttataagttTCAGTTAAGCAAATATTTAGTTTCTCAATGTGTAAAATGAGGATAGTAATTCACATAGTTTAGAGTTAAAATGAAGGCTATCGTTTGACATGAACCAAATAAGCAGATTACTATCGGATATTTGGGATAAATATGGGTATTTTGTAAAGAGTTCATCCAGAAAGGTTTCTCTTTCCTTATTATAAAgggtacatttaaataaaaaatgttcttcgTCTTCAACCGAGTTCATTGAACAAAACTGGCATGTTCTCTCTGATCTTggcagtgtaatattttttccatGTTCATCAATTTTTCGTTCGTAACGGCCTCTCTCTATGCGGAGACAATGATTGCTTATTCTAAATCTAGTTAGTATAACTCTCTTATCTCTGTTCTTAATATTAAAGTAATCTTCAAAAgtgaaattatgtttaaatttaaagtagTTGCTCAATTTACTGTGATGATCTTTTTTTATTAAGTCTTTTTGATGGCTCCAATATGTTAAAAAATcagttttgatacattttctaaggaaaattttgaatttatttttactgAGTTTTTTACAAAGCGCTAAAGTTAAaccaagtttttcactaaaaaactTTATGTTTGCATACCACGATTGATTAGCCTCAGCTTTATCAGAGGAGCTTTCAATATAAGCATCACTTAAGAGATCAGTGGGCGAGTTTTCAAGACGGTGCCAATACATAAACATTTGAATTactatgtttatatataaagGAAATCTCCCTAGCTCTGATATAACTCCAATATTTGTTTGCAATCCTTTCCTATACAATCCTTTGTATACAATCCTATACAATCCTTTGTATAGGAAAGACAACTCTATTTGGCTCCCGTTACAGAAATAGTTATATCGATGAATGAAAGACTTTCAAAAAGAGTATTTTAACTGTTTAATACAGTAGCAATTAAATTTCGATCAAATCTTTCTCCTAAACATTCATCCTTTGTCAAGGAAATGACATTATCAGCATATTTAATGGCAAAATTTTTAAGAATAAATGACACTTTTATTCATTTGACCCTATGGTCTACTTACTTTCTTTTGACGAATATAAAAAATGACCTTTGTAAGTTGAGTAAGACTTAGTCTTAATTTttagatacacaaaatatatttctAATCTATTTTGCCAGCACTTGTAATACACGCTCAAAAATTTTAAAGGTTcacaggttttttttatagttaatgCTTGGGTAAACACGGCTATATATGTAAATTTCTTTTGACGAATCTAATAGATGACCGGGCGATCTAAACATTAAATGGCTTGGGTAAACACGGCTATGTTTGTAAATTTCTTTTGACGAATCTAAATGATGAGCGGGTGAGCTAAGAATTAAAGCACATAAAGAAGAAAGTAATATTTAATGGCTTCGATTACATCTGGTACATACAACTGATTCAATGTCATTCGGAAATCCTCGGTATAATCCGGGACTCTCTTTCTAttttagatgagggtacggagtcggccgagttgagacgaatgataTACAACCATCTATGATACAACTGATTAAATGTATTTTGACTAAATAAACTCTGAGGTATATATGTCATGTTGATGTGATGCCTTTTGTTGATTTAATCATCAAAGCCGTAGCTTTTCTATCTAATTTTCCATTATGTGTGTGCGGCAGTTCTTTGTAGAAGATAAAATGTTCTGGAATGTAACGTTTTGCAAGAAATGAATCTCGGTTTCCCGCTTGTTGTTGCACAATATAATTCCTTAAATCTTCTTCACTGAGTGCTCCTTCCGGTTCAACCACAATCGCAGCATACGCGCATTGAAACATTTTATCATTATGTACAGGATAAATGTAAGCATCAACGACCATAGGGTGTTTCTTAATAATATTTTCGACATAAAGTGGGGACACAAGAAGGCCACCAATAATCATCATATCTGATTTGCGCCCTGTGACAACAAAGCTGCCATTTTCTCTCATAATTCCAATATCATCAGTCTTATACCATCCAGCCTTATCTGAACATAAAACACTTTTTTCCTTATTATTCAAGTAACCTTGAAAACGATCTCTACTGCGGAAGTATATTTCACCGGAAGTGCCCTTTGTCACAATGTTCCCGTCATCGTCTACTATTTTCAGTTCAACCCCTGGTGCCGGATACCCGATTGAGTGATCTTCAAATTCATTTGGATTTGAAACCGACAAAGTGGAGGCAAATCCAACCTCGGTAAGTCCATACACCACAACAACCTTGTCAGCCATAACTCCTGCTGCCTTGGTACAAGATGATTCTACTGGCAATCCTCCAGTTGCAATCACTTTCATTGGCCATTGTTTACACGGTGGTAACTTGTTATGCATCATATCATGTAAACACGGTGTTATCAGTAAAGCCACGGTACACTTTTCTGCTTCAAGCGCTTTTGTGGTAAAACAGTTTATTTCGTCAATGCTTTTTAATGCCATGATATCACTTGCAGTAACTCGCGTGGACTGGTGAACCATGTATACACCAGGGTAGCCACCAAGCCAGCTAAAAGGTCGATCATTGTAATATCTAGTTCCTGGTTCTAGATCCATGTAGTTTCCAAAATCATACAAACTTCGAATCAGCGATAAATGAGTGTGCGGAACTGCCTTCGGGATTCCAGTACTACCAGAGGTGAGAAATATTGCAGCAATATCATCAGGTGATATTAAAGGAAGCGCAATATTTGAAACTTTGCCATTTTCTATGAGGTCGGCAACAGTAGAGCATCGTGTCCCGTTGTCAGAGGGTTGCAGTAACAATACCTGGTATAAATCAACCAATAACTTACTTGATATAGAGCTGCTTACTTCCGGTTGAAAGCTACACGCCAAATTTTTGCATATGTCAACATTCTTATCCAAATGACCCGGTTCAATAAGTAATGTTGTACATCTTTGTATTCCATGCAGTGTTTCCAGTAAATCTGATCCGTCTAAACGCTTAAAAAAGAAATGTAGCGGTATTGCGCCTGCCATTTGTACGCCCAATGAACTGATAGCCCATTCCACGCAGTTTTTGTTTGAAATGGCGACTACATCGTTCCTTTTGATTCCCGTCTCTAAAAGTCCTTTAGCAAAATATATTGCACTATCGTAAAGTTCTTGATATTTAACGCAACTTCTTTTCCCTGTTGTTGTAAGGAAAACAATAGCCTCACGATCTGGACATATTTTGACATTGTCTCTTAGCAGATAAGGTATAGCTTGATACGGAACTTCGGAAGCATCAACCGTAAATGCATAGCTTTGTTTTTCATTGCTCTGTTCCATTTTCCGAAGTATTTCTCTCACAAACCTCCGAATATAATATTTACTGGTGGTTTAAATGACCCATTCGTCACACTTGACCAGTTAAAGGTTGTGTAATACTATGACCAAGAATATACTGACCTGTATATAACCCTAACATTAAATGTCAAGAATATTGCCGCTCCGCTGGCagatataaataaacatgtaaacaaTCACTAGTACCAAAACAATTGAAAGGAAGCCACTaaaatcaattattgataatgatatatgttttttaaataatgCTAAATTGATTTATACTATATTtcgtaaatttaaaaacaaaactgacaCAATATGATAAAAAAGGGTTGCATTTTTCAATGCAGTCTTGGACAGCTGAATTGCAGTTTTTTCTTCGTAGGAACGACGAATCGCAAGAGAAAATCCTTTCCTGATTTGGTCGGGTCAGTATCTGTTGAATGGGTGGTAGATATTAGCCGCTATAGTAAGTTACTATTTCAAGCTTtgttatatatgaaaaaaagggGAAGAGTAATTTAGATTAATTTTATAATGAGGTTGTTGACTAGATCATCTGATAAACCAATTGATCAGGTGCAagtatttatgaattatatttattGAAGATGAGATTTTTTTATAGCGTTGTTCCATTTTCTGAAGGATTTCTCTCACAAACATCTTTAGAAATGTTTACTGATGGTTTAAATGACCCATTCGCCATCCTTGACCAGTAAAATGTTGTATAACCATACCCCCCTGACCTGTTACACAGTATATGACCTTCAATGTCAAAAATGATGAATCTGGCCAAGTATGTACAAATAAGCATgtataaaaattatcaattaagtAGATTGGTAGAaggtattgtttgttttataatgcGAAATTGATGTATAGTAAATTTGGTCTTGCGTTTATTCAAAAACATGATTGAGACactgagaaaaaagaaaaataaaggcGACGAAAAGCAAGAGTAAAATctctttttttcgttttttttttggggggggggagaggAGGGACATATGTAATGAGTGGTGGGTATGATCCGGTGGAATGGGCCAATATTTCAAACTTCATAATGTGTCATAAGGGCGAGAAATTTAGATTAGATTAGATTGACGAAGACTTAAACCTATCATGCATGCTAGGCATCTAAGACACCTGAATCAAGTAAAAGTATATATTGAagatgtgataaaaaaaaacacagtcgtAAATGAATCACATATTTGTAAAATCTAGTGAATCTCCAAGAAAAAGCTGACATGTAAAAGTTACTTGATTTTCAGATGCTCACCACTGGTGCAAAATAATCGCAATAGTCCTCTCTTATAAAAATATAGATTTCTGATTTTGCTTTTCTACGTGTCGATCTAGTACACAACATGAAtcatattcatatcacattaacATGTACTCTAAACTGCCACGCCATTCCATCAGCGATAAGtgcaatcggcaatcctcggttgACTCCACTACTCTCTTTAGATGAGGTACAAAATCGGCCGAGTTGTGGCGAATGGCgagtgaacacaacagggatcCAGTTACATGTACTCGTCCTcaaaatgcatttaatttgccTGTAGA
This genomic interval carries:
- the LOC143047397 gene encoding 3-[(3aS,4S,7aS)-7a-methyl-1,5-dioxo-octahydro-1H-inden-4-yl]propanoyl:CoA ligase-like encodes the protein MEQSNEKQSYAFTVDASEVPYQAIPYLLRDNVKICPDREAIVFLTTTGKRSCVKYQELYDSAIYFAKGLLETGIKRNDVVAISNKNCVEWAISSLGVQMAGAIPLHFFFKRLDGSDLLETLHGIQRCTTLLIEPGHLDKNVDICKNLACSFQPEVSSSISSKLLVDLYQVLLLQPSDNGTRCSTVADLIENGKVSNIALPLISPDDIAAIFLTSGSTGIPKAVPHTHLSLIRSLYDFGNYMDLEPGTRYYNDRPFSWLGGYPGVYMVHQSTRVTASDIMALKSIDEINCFTTKALEAEKCTVALLITPCLHDMMHNKLPPCKQWPMKVIATGGLPVESSCTKAAGVMADKVVVVYGLTEVGFASTLSVSNPNEFEDHSIGYPAPGVELKIVDDDGNIVTKGTSGEIYFRSRDRFQGYLNNKEKSVLCSDKAGWYKTDDIGIMRENGSFVVTGRKSDMMIIGGLLVSPLYVENIIKKHPMVVDAYIYPVHNDKMFQCAYAAIVVEPEGALSEEDLRNYIVQQQAGNRDSFLAKRYIPEHFIFYKELPHTHNGKLDRKATALMIKSTKGITST